A genome region from Hymenobacter tibetensis includes the following:
- a CDS encoding T9SS-dependent M36 family metallopeptidase, producing MKAFFTPTICRPLVVAALLAIPGLAAAQNTPLADALQQLGNRQTRMGLSAIDVANPAVTSSYTDASGEVTHVYLRQRHQGIEVYGAEANIHLDRAGKVVAMHSDFVANVAVAARSASTVPGLSSVQAVAAAARVLNLPGPGSLTVTKAGTPTEGLTYSEGGISLTPIPVKLMYQARPSGELVLVWDVTIAPKVGDHIWNVRVNAQTGQLVDKVDFTIYEPVDFQALTQRSLASATWPQAQAASPTATPNSYNVYPLTVESPIHGTRQLVVNPADATFSPYGWHDTNGIAGAEFTITRGNNVHAYEDRANLNTPGYSPDGGTDLSFDFPFDQNLLPLANQNAAITNLFYWNNVIHDVMATHGFDEASGNFQVKNYTVAGLGNDDVRAEAQDGGGLDNANFGTPVDGMRPRMQMYLWSAPASLVINAPSNVAGTYKATTAGFGKQLAPGSPFTGQFVLVNDASATTLGCTTPFINAAAVNGKIAVLDRGSCDFSAKVRNAKLAGARGVVVVNNVPGDPITMGAGADTTNTGIPSVMISLADGTALKASLAAGNTPSGSLVAGIPRDGDFDNGIIAHEYGHGISNRLTGGPANVSCLGNAEQMGEGWSDFFGLWMTTKPGDQGATPRGIGNYATSRTPDGVGIRPQRYSTDFAVNNQTYANIGVAPYTAVHAIGSVWAATLWDLNWKMVEKYGYNRNLKAATGGNNIALKLVLDGLKLQPCSPGFLDGRDAILRADSIYNNKANTYQIWQVFARRGMGVDAVQGSSNLLTDQVAGYLIPTRVLATQSQQQRDQLLELYPNPANSELTVKLPVSSKTPVQVSVVDMLGKTVQTSATPSSELQRGLRLNTTALAPGLYIVQLRSDAGSFTKKILIQH from the coding sequence ATGAAAGCATTCTTTACGCCAACTATCTGCCGTCCTTTAGTTGTAGCAGCTCTGCTGGCTATTCCAGGATTGGCGGCGGCGCAAAACACCCCGCTTGCCGATGCGTTGCAGCAACTGGGCAATCGGCAGACCCGCATGGGGCTAAGCGCCATTGACGTGGCTAATCCGGCAGTTACCAGCTCCTACACCGATGCGAGCGGCGAAGTAACGCACGTGTACTTGCGTCAGCGCCACCAGGGCATTGAAGTGTATGGGGCCGAAGCCAACATCCACCTCGACCGCGCCGGCAAAGTAGTGGCCATGCACAGCGACTTCGTAGCCAACGTGGCTGTGGCAGCGCGCAGTGCTTCTACGGTTCCTGGTCTGTCGTCGGTGCAGGCAGTGGCTGCGGCTGCTCGTGTGCTGAACCTGCCCGGACCTGGCAGCCTGACCGTCACCAAAGCGGGTACTCCCACCGAGGGCCTGACGTACTCAGAGGGTGGTATTTCTTTAACTCCTATTCCTGTGAAGCTGATGTACCAGGCCCGTCCTAGCGGCGAACTGGTATTGGTATGGGACGTGACCATTGCTCCCAAAGTAGGTGACCACATCTGGAATGTGCGTGTGAACGCGCAGACAGGCCAACTGGTAGATAAAGTTGACTTCACTATTTACGAGCCCGTCGACTTTCAAGCGTTAACGCAACGCTCATTGGCGTCGGCCACGTGGCCCCAGGCGCAGGCTGCCAGCCCAACGGCTACCCCCAACAGCTACAACGTGTATCCGCTGACCGTGGAGAGCCCTATCCATGGAACCCGGCAGCTGGTAGTGAATCCTGCTGACGCCACGTTCTCGCCCTACGGCTGGCACGATACCAACGGTATAGCTGGTGCTGAATTCACCATCACCCGCGGCAATAACGTGCACGCGTATGAAGACCGGGCCAACCTAAACACCCCCGGCTACAGCCCCGACGGTGGCACTGACCTGAGCTTCGACTTTCCCTTCGACCAAAATCTGCTTCCGTTAGCCAACCAGAACGCTGCTATCACCAACTTGTTCTACTGGAACAACGTGATACACGACGTAATGGCAACTCACGGCTTCGACGAGGCTAGTGGTAACTTCCAGGTGAAAAACTACACCGTTGCGGGCTTAGGCAACGACGATGTGCGTGCTGAAGCTCAAGACGGCGGTGGCCTCGACAATGCCAACTTCGGTACGCCCGTGGACGGTATGCGCCCGCGTATGCAGATGTATCTGTGGTCGGCACCTGCCTCCTTGGTTATCAACGCACCTTCCAACGTTGCCGGCACATACAAGGCAACAACTGCTGGCTTTGGTAAGCAATTGGCCCCTGGCTCGCCTTTCACTGGGCAGTTTGTGCTCGTAAACGACGCTAGCGCTACTACCTTAGGCTGCACCACTCCCTTCATCAACGCTGCCGCTGTCAACGGTAAAATAGCCGTGCTTGATCGGGGTTCTTGTGACTTCTCCGCGAAAGTTCGTAATGCCAAACTAGCTGGAGCTAGGGGGGTAGTGGTAGTAAACAACGTGCCTGGTGACCCTATCACGATGGGCGCTGGTGCCGATACCACCAACACCGGCATTCCATCCGTTATGATTTCGCTGGCTGACGGTACCGCCCTCAAGGCTAGCCTAGCGGCCGGAAACACGCCGAGCGGCTCCCTGGTTGCTGGTATTCCCCGCGACGGTGACTTCGACAACGGCATCATTGCCCACGAATACGGCCACGGCATCTCCAACCGCCTCACCGGCGGCCCCGCTAACGTGAGCTGCCTCGGCAACGCCGAACAGATGGGCGAAGGCTGGAGCGACTTCTTCGGCTTGTGGATGACCACCAAGCCCGGCGACCAAGGCGCTACGCCTCGCGGCATCGGTAACTATGCCACTTCTCGCACCCCCGACGGTGTAGGTATCCGTCCGCAGCGCTATTCCACGGACTTCGCCGTGAACAACCAGACCTACGCTAACATTGGGGTAGCCCCGTACACGGCTGTGCACGCCATCGGTTCAGTATGGGCTGCTACGCTCTGGGATTTGAACTGGAAGATGGTGGAGAAGTATGGCTACAACCGCAACCTGAAAGCGGCTACCGGCGGCAACAACATCGCCCTCAAGCTCGTGCTCGACGGCCTGAAACTGCAACCGTGTAGCCCCGGCTTCCTCGACGGCCGCGACGCCATCCTGCGGGCCGACTCGATCTATAACAACAAAGCCAACACGTACCAGATCTGGCAGGTGTTTGCCCGTCGTGGCATGGGTGTTGATGCCGTGCAGGGTTCTAGCAACCTGCTCACCGACCAAGTGGCCGGCTACCTGATTCCAACCCGCGTGCTGGCTACCCAGTCGCAGCAGCAGCGCGACCAGTTGCTGGAGCTGTATCCGAATCCCGCCAACAGCGAGCTAACGGTCAAGCTGCCCGTAAGCAGCAAGACGCCAGTACAAGTATCGGTGGTGGACATGCTGGGCAAGACGGTGCAGACTTCTGCTACGCCTTCCAGTGAGTTGCAGCGCGGCTTGCGCCTCAACACCACGGCCTTGGCACCTGGCTTGTACATCGTGCAGCTACGTTCCGATGCCGGTTCCTTCACCAAGAAGATCCTGATTCAGCACTAA
- a CDS encoding ribosomal maturation YjgA family protein, which translates to MASSLQKARSRIPEAAQQHRRNRILYGVLVCCTVLLGLGSRRFAVMLPAPVAAYSGDTLWALLVFWLLGFALPSLSSRRVAGAAWLFAVAIEVSQLYQAPWLNALRSTTIGALVLGHGFLWSDLLCYSTGILVGLACELLWLQKRSSLPPT; encoded by the coding sequence ATGGCATCATCCCTTCAAAAAGCTCGGTCGCGGATTCCCGAAGCAGCCCAGCAGCATAGGCGGAACCGCATACTTTACGGGGTGCTTGTCTGCTGCACTGTGCTGCTGGGCTTGGGCTCCCGCCGCTTTGCCGTTATGCTGCCTGCGCCAGTGGCTGCCTATTCCGGCGACACACTGTGGGCGCTGCTGGTTTTCTGGTTGCTGGGCTTTGCGTTACCTAGTTTGTCGAGTAGGCGAGTGGCTGGGGCGGCTTGGCTGTTTGCCGTAGCTATTGAAGTAAGCCAGCTCTACCAGGCACCTTGGCTGAATGCGCTTCGTAGTACTACCATTGGGGCGCTGGTTTTGGGCCATGGCTTCCTGTGGAGCGACTTGCTATGCTACAGCACTGGGATACTGGTGGGGCTAGCTTGTGAGCTGCTGTGGTTGCAGAAACGGAGTAGCCTACCACCCACATAA
- a CDS encoding oxygenase MpaB family protein — translation MEYFVAPGSVVRDIWGKADTVLFIFAGAAAEFALNKAVDWLYFTGKLPADPLARLFSTVDYARQIVFAERAAAERAIDTIAAIHGAVEAKRGMSIPDWAYRDVLFLLIDYSIRAFEVLERPLSAPEKEEVFTVFRRVGARMGVPGLPESYAAWLLVRQQHLDENLAHSHYTTDLYRQYRRHLGKLRYGLLLQAQRLVVPPHVRALLHLGNRTWLPLLLPLYRRTQHLAASKWAKAGLLPAAYKDRILALDHQPAVLAS, via the coding sequence ATGGAATATTTTGTGGCTCCCGGGTCGGTGGTACGAGACATCTGGGGCAAGGCCGACACGGTGCTATTTATTTTTGCTGGTGCGGCGGCTGAATTTGCCTTGAACAAGGCCGTTGACTGGCTGTACTTCACTGGTAAGCTTCCCGCCGACCCGTTGGCCCGGCTGTTTTCCACGGTCGACTATGCGCGCCAGATTGTATTTGCTGAACGTGCCGCTGCCGAGCGTGCCATTGACACTATTGCGGCCATTCATGGAGCGGTGGAGGCTAAACGCGGCATGTCCATCCCCGACTGGGCCTACCGCGACGTGCTGTTCCTGCTCATCGATTACTCTATTCGGGCTTTCGAGGTGCTGGAGCGCCCTCTTAGCGCACCGGAAAAAGAAGAAGTATTCACGGTGTTTCGGCGGGTGGGTGCCCGAATGGGCGTGCCGGGTTTGCCCGAATCATATGCAGCGTGGCTGCTGGTTCGGCAGCAACACCTCGACGAGAACCTAGCGCACAGCCACTACACCACTGACCTATACCGGCAATACCGCCGGCACTTAGGCAAGTTGCGCTACGGATTATTGCTACAAGCCCAGCGCCTCGTGGTGCCGCCACACGTTCGGGCGCTGTTGCACCTGGGCAACCGGACGTGGCTGCCCCTGCTGCTGCCGCTCTACCGCCGCACACAGCATCTGGCCGCCAGCAAGTGGGCAAAAGCGGGGCTGTTGCCGGCGGCCTACAAAGACCGAATCCTGGCCCTCGACCACCAGCCAGCTGTCTTGGCAAGCTAA
- a CDS encoding GDSL-type esterase/lipase family protein, with protein sequence MQWYQEEIRQLEAKPVVQSGLQKVIFYGSSTFTRWPNLEQCFPQVQALNLGFGGSTLAACAWFFKRVVPQHQPNMVMVYAGDNDLGDGRTPEEVVLFYEHLLASIRAMLGNIPVCFVSIKLSFARLHLRGSIEYANSCVSRLVSLQGPPLYYLDLYYPMFDERGNLHPAFFEPDGLHLSPAGYTLWQQKISAQLDHMLQHQQPLS encoded by the coding sequence ATGCAGTGGTACCAGGAAGAAATACGGCAACTTGAAGCGAAACCAGTGGTGCAGTCGGGGTTGCAGAAGGTGATATTCTACGGCAGCTCCACGTTCACGCGCTGGCCGAACCTAGAACAGTGCTTTCCGCAGGTCCAGGCGCTCAACCTCGGGTTTGGAGGGTCTACCCTGGCCGCTTGCGCTTGGTTTTTCAAACGCGTGGTGCCGCAGCACCAGCCCAACATGGTGATGGTGTATGCCGGCGACAACGACCTAGGCGACGGACGCACGCCCGAAGAAGTGGTGTTGTTCTACGAGCACTTGCTGGCTTCCATTAGAGCCATGCTTGGCAACATTCCGGTGTGCTTTGTTTCAATCAAACTGAGCTTTGCGCGGTTACACCTGCGCGGTAGCATCGAGTATGCCAACAGCTGCGTCAGTCGGCTGGTGTCGTTGCAAGGCCCACCGCTCTATTATCTCGACCTCTACTACCCCATGTTCGATGAGCGAGGCAACCTGCACCCTGCGTTTTTCGAGCCCGACGGCCTGCACCTGTCGCCGGCAGGCTACACCCTGTGGCAGCAGAAAATCAGCGCCCAACTAGACCATATGCTGCAACACCAGCAGCCATTATCCTGA
- a CDS encoding esterase family protein gives MRREYHEWESPALGRPMQMLVFGETGARVLLFPTRKARFYDYENWGVIEALQAKVESGFLQLYCVDSIDAESLYSLDKPPVERIQRHLQYEQYILDEVLPMSEATNPNAFLIAAGCSMGAFHAVNLSFRHPNRFGKVVGMSGRYDLTQAMASFPDLFQGYVDENVYLNTPNRFIPNLEDDSYLAQLRNLEITLAIGTEDAFLQDNLFLNQQLQQKGVDSQLHVWEGEAHNPVAWRHMVDLYL, from the coding sequence ATGCGCCGCGAATACCATGAATGGGAGAGTCCTGCGTTGGGTCGGCCGATGCAGATGCTAGTTTTTGGCGAAACCGGCGCCCGGGTACTGCTATTCCCTACCCGCAAAGCCCGCTTCTACGACTACGAAAATTGGGGCGTGATTGAGGCCCTGCAAGCCAAAGTAGAAAGCGGCTTCCTGCAACTCTATTGTGTGGACAGCATTGATGCCGAAAGTCTCTACAGCCTCGACAAGCCGCCAGTGGAGCGCATTCAACGCCATTTACAGTACGAGCAGTACATTCTGGACGAGGTGCTGCCCATGAGTGAAGCCACAAACCCCAACGCGTTTCTAATTGCCGCTGGCTGCAGCATGGGCGCATTCCATGCAGTCAACCTCTCGTTTCGGCACCCCAACCGGTTTGGCAAAGTGGTGGGCATGAGCGGCCGCTATGACCTTACGCAAGCCATGGCTTCGTTTCCCGACTTGTTTCAGGGCTACGTCGACGAGAATGTGTACCTGAACACCCCCAACCGCTTCATCCCCAACCTAGAGGACGACTCTTATCTGGCGCAGCTGCGCAACTTGGAAATCACCTTAGCTATCGGCACCGAAGACGCTTTTCTGCAAGACAACCTGTTTCTAAACCAGCAGCTTCAGCAAAAAGGGGTTGACAGTCAGCTGCACGTGTGGGAAGGTGAGGCGCACAACCCAGTGGCGTGGCGGCACATGGTTGATTTGTACTTGTAA
- the uvrB gene encoding excinuclease ABC subunit UvrB — translation MNYQLTSEFKPTGDQPQAIKQLVEGVNNGEPAQVLLGATGTGKTFTMANVIAETGKPALVLCHNKTLAAQLYGEFKQFFPNNAVEYYISYYDYYQPEAYIASTDVFIEKDLAINQEIEKLRLHTTSTLLSGRRDVIVIASVSCIYGIGNPEEFSKNVIYLAPGLRYSRNNLLYQFVQILYSRTEMEFTRGSFRVKGDTVDIFPAYADYAYRIFFFGDEIEAIHKIDPVSGKKLADEKSVTLYPAQLFVTGKDTLNQAIKEIQFDMVQQHAYFEKEGRDSEAKRIMERTEFDLEMIRELGYCSGIENYSRYFDGRNPGTRPFCLLDYFPNDYLLVVDESHATMPQIRAMWGGDRSRKTALIEYGFRLPSALDNRPLTFNEFESMYQQAVFVSATPADYELTQANGVVVEQIIRPTGLLDPEIDIRPSVNQIDDLLDEVDNRVKMGDRVLVTTLTKRMAEELQKYMERLGIKSSYVHSDVKTLDRVEILRQLRLGEIDVLIGVNLLREGLDLPEVSLVAILDADKEGFLRDQRSLIQTMGRAARNDRGKVIMYADRMTGSMQRAIDETNRRRATQLAYNQEHGITPRTVRKSREAIMEQTSLSDYRIAEPQAYVGPDTDTALAIAAEPVISMMTRPDLEKLIKQTEKTMEAAAKDLDFLTAAKLRDELAALKQVLKTKRE, via the coding sequence ATGAACTATCAACTTACCTCGGAATTCAAACCCACCGGCGACCAACCGCAGGCTATCAAGCAGTTGGTGGAAGGCGTCAACAACGGCGAGCCGGCGCAGGTGTTGCTCGGGGCCACGGGCACCGGCAAAACGTTCACCATGGCCAACGTTATTGCCGAAACCGGCAAGCCCGCCTTGGTGCTGTGCCACAACAAAACCCTGGCCGCCCAGCTCTACGGCGAGTTCAAGCAGTTCTTCCCCAACAACGCCGTCGAGTACTACATCAGTTACTACGACTACTACCAGCCAGAGGCCTACATTGCCAGTACCGACGTCTTTATCGAGAAAGACTTGGCCATCAACCAGGAAATCGAGAAGCTGCGGCTGCACACCACCTCCACGCTGCTCAGCGGCCGGCGCGACGTGATTGTTATTGCGTCGGTGTCGTGCATCTACGGTATCGGCAACCCCGAGGAGTTCAGCAAAAACGTGATTTACTTGGCGCCAGGCCTGCGCTACTCGCGCAACAACCTGCTCTACCAGTTTGTACAGATCCTGTACTCGCGCACCGAGATGGAGTTTACGCGCGGCTCGTTCCGGGTGAAAGGCGACACAGTGGACATATTCCCGGCCTACGCTGACTATGCCTACCGCATCTTCTTTTTTGGCGACGAAATCGAAGCCATCCATAAGATTGACCCGGTGAGTGGCAAGAAGCTGGCCGATGAAAAGTCGGTGACGCTGTATCCGGCTCAACTGTTCGTGACCGGCAAAGACACGCTCAACCAGGCCATCAAGGAAATCCAGTTCGACATGGTGCAGCAGCACGCCTACTTCGAGAAGGAGGGGCGCGACTCGGAAGCCAAGCGCATCATGGAGCGTACCGAATTCGACTTGGAAATGATTCGGGAGCTGGGCTACTGCTCGGGTATCGAGAACTACTCGCGGTACTTCGACGGCCGCAACCCCGGCACCCGCCCGTTCTGCTTGCTCGACTACTTTCCCAACGACTACCTGCTGGTAGTAGATGAAAGCCACGCCACCATGCCCCAGATTCGGGCCATGTGGGGCGGCGACCGGAGCCGCAAAACGGCCCTGATTGAATACGGCTTCCGGTTGCCTTCGGCCCTAGACAACCGCCCACTCACGTTCAACGAGTTCGAGAGCATGTATCAGCAGGCCGTATTCGTGTCGGCTACCCCGGCCGACTACGAGCTTACCCAGGCCAACGGCGTGGTAGTCGAGCAGATCATCCGGCCGACCGGCCTATTGGATCCGGAAATTGATATTCGGCCTTCGGTGAATCAGATTGACGACTTGCTGGACGAAGTGGACAACCGGGTGAAAATGGGCGACCGGGTGCTGGTAACCACGCTTACCAAGCGAATGGCCGAAGAACTACAGAAATACATGGAGCGCCTTGGCATCAAGTCCAGCTACGTGCACTCCGATGTGAAAACCCTGGACCGGGTGGAAATTCTGCGTCAGCTGCGCCTCGGCGAAATTGATGTGCTGATTGGGGTAAACCTGCTACGCGAAGGCCTGGACTTGCCCGAAGTGAGCCTCGTTGCCATCCTCGATGCCGACAAGGAAGGCTTCCTACGCGACCAACGCAGCCTGATTCAGACCATGGGCCGCGCCGCCCGTAACGACCGGGGCAAGGTTATCATGTACGCCGACCGGATGACCGGTTCCATGCAGCGCGCCATCGACGAAACCAACCGCCGCCGCGCCACGCAGCTCGCGTACAACCAGGAGCACGGCATCACGCCACGGACAGTGCGCAAGTCGCGCGAGGCCATCATGGAGCAGACGTCGCTCTCCGATTATCGTATTGCCGAGCCGCAAGCCTACGTTGGGCCCGACACGGACACGGCGCTGGCCATAGCCGCCGAGCCAGTGATATCCATGATGACCCGTCCCGACTTGGAAAAGCTCATCAAGCAAACCGAGAAAACCATGGAAGCTGCCGCCAAGGACCTCGACTTCCTGACAGCCGCTAAGCTCCGCGACGAGTTGGCCGCGCTGAAGCAGGTGCTCAAAACTAAGCGGGAGTAG
- a CDS encoding DUF6970 domain-containing protein codes for MIRLFAYLLTALLSLGGMVACSTNADLDASPSCTGNFSETLIEQLKQEPKRTPVAEVTQYTYQGQMVYLVTGGSGTVSNGASINLNYLFDSCGKVVCAASGGPNNDGDGICPDFKTTATNPVLIWRDPR; via the coding sequence ATGATCCGACTTTTCGCCTACCTACTAACTGCTTTGCTCTCGTTGGGGGGGATGGTGGCGTGTAGCACAAATGCTGATTTGGATGCTAGCCCGAGTTGCACCGGCAATTTTTCCGAGACGCTAATTGAGCAGCTCAAACAGGAACCCAAGCGTACTCCAGTAGCGGAAGTTACGCAGTACACGTATCAAGGACAGATGGTGTACCTCGTGACGGGTGGGAGTGGTACGGTTTCCAATGGAGCCTCTATCAACCTCAACTACCTGTTCGATAGCTGCGGGAAGGTGGTGTGCGCTGCCAGTGGTGGACCCAACAACGACGGTGACGGCATTTGCCCCGATTTTAAAACCACTGCTACCAATCCCGTTCTGATTTGGCGCGACCCGCGCTGA
- a CDS encoding outer membrane beta-barrel protein, which translates to MATSAPNTTPDPRPTGDLEHLFRQKFADAEVTPRASLWEQLDHELLVDQNNTYRHRLRVHRWVAAACLLLLLSVSGWALLHEWQPAAPGLAVQRGTGADSHTGVAANGLSGTASGSAATAAGTASAASNNTEDAADASTGAAKELLASENHLPMPAAEQGVVASDASQTAGLVAAPQAATGRSVGSNVYSVGTMPAAMGVAGSYYSANGSRPSGQAGFPAATSYSGMETETATVGWNGVSPRFASLRGGWLGSRPDTLKRSLLSAPQPAIGTLAAAQDQTKTAAKQWRRLRLGGSYAVGAYNPNINFSDDNGMVQADRVANALRSYYQEDAEAEYRRNLRAGLSQRVALTAAYTLNKRLTLVSGVEAAQQHATSATSYDFLDGRQVSRGVADLFNNTSYSYVLSNRAAAPASTRKTAYRYRSVAVPVALRYGSQRTGVSLYAKMGAAVGLLLNSNSKFVEPSVRVANSPASFAPASADASRAYSVGSSDSPYRKVQASVRGGAGIRYQPANANWSMVVGPTAEMGLTTLNANPSQRGLSQSRPHSVGVEAVVEFGRPKPMPVAQ; encoded by the coding sequence ATGGCCACTTCCGCACCTAATACCACTCCTGACCCCCGGCCCACCGGCGACCTGGAACATCTGTTTCGACAGAAGTTCGCGGACGCCGAGGTGACGCCGCGTGCCAGCCTCTGGGAGCAACTCGACCACGAGCTGCTTGTCGACCAAAACAACACTTACCGCCATCGGCTACGTGTGCACCGGTGGGTGGCCGCGGCTTGCCTGTTGTTGCTGCTAAGCGTAAGTGGCTGGGCCTTGTTGCATGAGTGGCAACCCGCCGCTCCTGGCTTGGCCGTACAGCGGGGCACCGGTGCCGATAGCCACACCGGAGTAGCGGCCAACGGCCTATCAGGCACTGCATCGGGTAGCGCCGCCACTGCTGCTGGTACTGCTTCCGCCGCTTCCAACAATACAGAAGATGCCGCTGATGCTTCAACAGGTGCGGCCAAGGAGCTCTTGGCGAGCGAAAACCACCTGCCGATGCCTGCCGCCGAGCAAGGGGTAGTTGCATCGGATGCTAGTCAGACTGCTGGTTTGGTAGCTGCTCCGCAAGCCGCTACTGGCCGTAGTGTAGGTTCTAATGTGTACTCTGTGGGCACTATGCCAGCCGCTATGGGTGTAGCTGGCAGCTACTACAGTGCCAATGGCAGTAGGCCGTCCGGCCAAGCGGGTTTCCCAGCGGCCACAAGCTACTCAGGTATGGAAACGGAGACGGCTACGGTTGGCTGGAACGGGGTGTCTCCGCGCTTTGCTAGCCTACGTGGGGGCTGGTTGGGCTCCCGCCCTGATACCTTGAAACGCTCGTTGTTGTCAGCTCCGCAGCCAGCCATTGGTACGTTGGCCGCCGCGCAGGATCAAACCAAAACAGCTGCCAAGCAGTGGCGCCGATTGCGCCTCGGCGGTAGCTATGCAGTAGGAGCCTACAACCCCAACATCAACTTCTCCGACGACAACGGGATGGTGCAGGCCGACCGGGTTGCCAACGCCCTCCGCAGCTATTATCAGGAAGATGCCGAAGCAGAATACCGCCGCAACCTGCGGGCGGGCCTCAGCCAGCGCGTAGCCCTCACGGCGGCGTACACCCTCAACAAACGCCTGACGCTTGTTTCGGGAGTGGAAGCCGCCCAGCAACACGCCACGTCAGCCACCAGCTACGACTTTCTCGATGGCCGGCAAGTGAGCCGCGGAGTAGCCGACTTATTCAACAATACCAGCTACTCTTACGTGTTGTCTAACCGGGCAGCAGCTCCCGCATCAACCCGCAAAACGGCTTACCGCTACCGCTCGGTGGCTGTTCCCGTAGCCTTGCGGTATGGTTCGCAGCGGACAGGTGTGTCGCTATATGCCAAAATGGGCGCGGCAGTAGGGTTGCTGCTCAATAGCAACTCAAAGTTTGTGGAGCCGTCGGTAAGGGTGGCCAATAGCCCTGCTTCCTTTGCACCGGCCAGTGCGGATGCGAGCCGCGCGTATTCGGTGGGGTCGTCTGATTCTCCGTACCGGAAGGTGCAAGCCTCTGTGCGGGGTGGCGCCGGTATACGCTACCAACCAGCCAACGCTAACTGGAGCATGGTAGTTGGGCCTACTGCCGAAATGGGCCTCACGACGCTGAATGCCAACCCCAGCCAGCGCGGGCTCAGCCAAAGCCGGCCGCACAGTGTAGGTGTGGAGGCGGTTGTAGAATTCGGCCGACCCAAGCCAATGCCTGTGGCGCAGTAA
- a CDS encoding RNA polymerase sigma factor: MSALSSLSLRPATGLRGLLAGTPAPSTEAFTSPAPSVRQLTPPSQLSEAELIDGCLAGSRLMQKYLYERFSGRMMAVCLRYAQTTFEAEDVLQEGFITVFRNLGSFRRECPLEFWIRRIMVNAALRQHRRNAPLVAVSEGEYPEELADEEFTLANYGFEELLTMVQELAPRYRMVFNLFAVEGYGHKEIGEMLGISEGTSKSQYSRARAILKSKIERLDAQSNHGHFRT; encoded by the coding sequence GTGAGTGCTCTTTCCTCTTTGTCTCTGCGGCCCGCCACCGGGTTGCGGGGCTTGCTCGCCGGTACACCGGCCCCGTCGACTGAAGCTTTCACTTCGCCCGCTCCTTCCGTGCGCCAACTCACACCGCCTTCCCAACTCAGCGAGGCTGAGCTAATAGACGGGTGCCTAGCGGGCAGCCGCCTCATGCAGAAATATCTCTACGAGCGGTTCTCGGGACGGATGATGGCAGTATGCCTGCGGTACGCCCAAACCACGTTCGAGGCCGAAGACGTGTTGCAAGAAGGATTTATTACGGTGTTCCGCAATCTGGGCAGCTTCCGCCGCGAGTGCCCCTTAGAGTTCTGGATCCGGCGCATCATGGTAAACGCTGCCCTGCGCCAACACCGCCGCAACGCCCCTTTAGTAGCCGTTAGCGAAGGCGAATATCCCGAAGAGTTGGCAGATGAGGAATTTACATTAGCCAATTACGGTTTCGAGGAACTTTTGACCATGGTGCAGGAGCTGGCGCCCCGCTACCGCATGGTATTCAACCTGTTTGCTGTTGAAGGCTACGGCCACAAAGAAATAGGGGAGATGCTCGGCATTTCCGAAGGCACCAGCAAATCACAATATTCCCGGGCACGGGCAATCTTGAAGTCGAAAATCGAGCGTCTTGACGCACAATCCAATCATGGCCACTTCCGCACCTAA
- the wrbA gene encoding NAD(P)H:quinone oxidoreductase, whose protein sequence is MKTLVLFYSTYGHLYKLAEAIAEGAREVEGNEVSLKRVPETLSREILDKTGATEAQKAFEHVPVATPDELVEYDAIIFGTPTRYGNLCGQMQAFMDSTGGLWAKGALVGKVGSAFVSTATQHGGQETTLRAFHTELLHHGFVIVGLPYAWQGQMGHDEVTGGTPYGASTVTGGQGERQPSANELEGGRYQGRHTAEIAKKLSVK, encoded by the coding sequence ATGAAAACTCTGGTTCTGTTTTACTCCACGTATGGTCATCTCTACAAACTAGCCGAGGCTATAGCAGAAGGGGCCCGGGAGGTAGAGGGCAACGAGGTATCGTTGAAGCGCGTGCCTGAAACACTGTCCCGCGAAATACTAGACAAAACCGGAGCTACAGAAGCACAAAAGGCATTCGAGCACGTGCCCGTAGCCACTCCCGACGAACTAGTGGAGTACGATGCCATCATCTTCGGCACGCCTACCCGCTACGGCAACCTATGCGGCCAGATGCAGGCCTTCATGGACAGCACGGGTGGTTTGTGGGCCAAAGGAGCACTGGTTGGTAAAGTAGGCAGTGCCTTCGTGAGTACGGCTACCCAGCATGGCGGCCAGGAAACCACCTTGCGCGCTTTCCATACTGAGCTGTTGCACCACGGCTTCGTGATTGTGGGCTTGCCTTACGCGTGGCAGGGCCAAATGGGCCACGATGAGGTAACGGGTGGCACGCCTTACGGCGCCAGTACTGTAACCGGCGGCCAAGGTGAGCGGCAGCCAAGTGCCAACGAGCTGGAGGGTGGCCGCTACCAGGGCCGTCACACGGCAGAAATAGCAAAAAAACTTTCAGTGAAATAA